Proteins encoded by one window of Cloeon dipterum chromosome 4, ieCloDipt1.1, whole genome shotgun sequence:
- the LOC135943688 gene encoding macrophage mannose receptor 1-like has product MDLKILILLTLATQSFAAINQVQDQPTSSCDVVALGEALCDKRVEIVEEKLKGVYTLVKLNKLLCENQIRAQRESEEKQEQICEQRIQQVHQQCKDNVTKSATHTSEKTVGASVSGELQSLYPGSKYFISSEKLSLHFAVKFCKSNGMELVSIETEAENRALLRAISQQYYYWISGTVLGSNNRKFYWAGTGQDLQGFKFFSRGEPNNQGGNENCLNLKPSGGSHIWNDSPCESLIKFICELELS; this is encoded by the exons ATggacttgaaaattttgattttgctgaCACTGGCAACTCAATCGTTTGCAGCTATTAATCAAGTTCAG gACCAACCGACCTCGAGCTGTGA CGTTGTTGCATTGGGCGAGGCACTGTGCGATAAAAGGGTAGAGATCGTGGAAGAAAAACTCAAAGGCGTTTATACGTTGGTGAAGCTGAACAAACTGCTTTgtgaaaatcaaatcagaGCCCAACGCGAGAGTGAAGAAAAGCAGGAACAAATCTGCGAGCAGAG AATTCAACAAGTGCACCAACAATGCAAGGACAATGTCACGAAATCCGCTACGCACACat CTGAAAAAACTGTTGGCGCAAGCGTTTCTGGAGAATTACAGTCACTTTATCCAGGCTCAAAGTACTTCATCAGTTCTGAAAAG TTGAGCTTGCATTTCGCAGTCAAGTTTTGCAAGTCAAACGGAATGGAGTTGGTCAGCATTGAAACAGAGGCCGAAAACAGAGCACTTCTAAGAGCTATTA GTCAGCAATACTATTATTGGATCTCTGGCACCGTTTTGGGATCGAATAATCGGAAGTTCTATTGGGCTGGAACTGGACAAGATCTTCAAGGTTTCAAGTTCTTCAGCAGAGGAGAGCCAAATAACCAAggtggaaatgaaaattgtcttAATTTGAAACCAAGTGGAGGATCTCATATTTGGAATGATAGTCCGTGTGAAAGTCTCATCAAGTTTATTTGTGAGCTTGAACTTAGTTAA